The following proteins come from a genomic window of Gossypium raimondii isolate GPD5lz chromosome 5, ASM2569854v1, whole genome shotgun sequence:
- the LOC128041094 gene encoding F-box protein At1g80960-like, producing the protein MATDDFISDLPDEVLATIISGLPAIEAIRTTILSKRLKDVWRNVSRLDFDPKGVKKLFPAPNRRRSTVPVIQFGSNVCHDEGDDIDDTDPREEISRVVKNIDNVLLSHERNLISCRIVHLSNSYRSGDVEKWIKYLTSEKKVQELAFLCDDFQHEFYPVSLLDGV; encoded by the coding sequence ATGGCGACGGATGATTTCATCAGTGACCTTCCCGACGAAGTTTTGGCTACGATTATATCAGGCTTACCAGCCATTGAAGCAATAAGAACAACTATTTTATCAAAACGATTGAAGGACGTATGGAGGAATGTTTCCCGTTTAGATTTCGATCCAAAAGGAGTGAAGAAATTATTTCCTGCTCCAAATCGACGCAGATCTACGGTGCCAGTAATACAGTTTGGATCCAATGTTTGCCATGACGAGGGTGATGATATTGATGATACTGATCCGAGGGAAGAGATTTCCCGAGTTGTTAAGAATATCGATAATGTATTGTTATCTCATGAACGTAACTTGATTAGTTGCAGAATCGTTCATCTCTCAAATAGTTACAGAAGCGGTGATGTTGAGAAGTGGATCAAATATCTTACATCCGAGAAGAAAGTGCAAGAATTGGCTTTCCTTTGCGATGATTTTCAGCATGAGTTTTATCCAGTAAGCCTTTTGGATGGGGTCTGA
- the LOC128041411 gene encoding uncharacterized protein LOC128041411, translating to MEHLSVCSSTSSLKQVRIFSQTVKTVELESLDLEGIYLSTQSLGALVLHSMKFPAKSLVIHAPNLRVFTATRKPITKNPYNFTRPSKQTKIAEILEYCTHLLTPVNYKASDPMEDPNLFKNLRELTIDLDLNDRREMLILCIVLQRCLSLHQLEINIEESRSEIEEATRDYSSVNSRLPYPETKLWEQRELCDCITFTLRQVSIKGFNGKDGEMEFPRHLITKGAKLERLEIWCNHDWSSEGGKATLGLLSLPRSSIDVSILLKPPPNLLVVLEDGFQP from the exons ATGGAACACCTGAGCGTTTGTTCTTCCACCTCCAGTTTAAAACAGGTTCGGATCTTTAGCCAAACGGTTAAGACTGTGGAGCTGGAATCATTGGATTTGGAGGGGATTTATTTATCTACCCAATCTCTTGGTGCTTTGGTGCTTCATTCTATGAAATTTCCAGCCAAAAGTTTGGTTATCCATGCTCCAAATCTTAGGGTTTTTACTGCAACTCGCAAGCCCATAACTAAAAATCCATACAATTTCACCCGTCCTTCAAAACAGACCAAGATTGCTGAAATTCTAGAGTATTGCACTCATCTCTTG ACACCTGTAAATTATAAAGCTAGTGATCCTATGGAAGACCCAAATCTGTTTAAGAATTTGAGGGAGCTAACCATTGATTTAGACTTGAACGATAGAAGGGAAATGTTGATCCTCTGTATCGTTCTACAACGCTGCCTTAGTCTACACCAACTTGAAATCAACATAGag GAAAGCAGAAGTGAAATAGAGGAAGCAACCAGGGATTATAGTAGTGTAAACAGCCGACTGCCATATCCAGAGACAAAGCTATGGGAGCAAAGGGAGCTGTGCGATTGTATTACATTCACACTAAGACAAGTATCCATTAAGGGATTCAACGGGAAAGATGGGGAAATGGAATTCCCAAGGCATCTGATTACGAAAGGTGCCAAGTTGGAGAGATTAGAGATTTGGTGCAACCATGATTGGTCCAGTGAAGGAGGTAAGGCAACTCTTGGTTTACTTTCACTGCCTAGATCCTCCATTGATGTCTCCATTCTTCTTAAACCGCCACCCAATTTGTTGGTAGTTTTGGAAGATGGGTTTCAACCCTAG